A window of Littorina saxatilis isolate snail1 linkage group LG7, US_GU_Lsax_2.0, whole genome shotgun sequence contains these coding sequences:
- the LOC138970483 gene encoding uncharacterized protein isoform X1 produces MAARNTQQTDADDWRQIVTLLYPDALTRTYCVPPVQFNRVPYVKGTVPGTGLSVHVLQPRPSARLRHTALSTKPEGWTVPQHMWAEEPGPHLPPVGMQDCDLQDDFAQNHVMLNLQELGDSRHEAMFILSQLQFGSYLNDPAYAAAAERLPRPKDLPQDRQGDFDFLLIHRQHGILIGELKSVGKNNNAANETDDAVIAEKVEKAVKQLDKSERVVRHLVSDMGPGMTVKKTLFLPYISSAQLERVLDNDQQLEQAVCQSLGAANAAEAVQLCCCSDQLSQPASYWHVTPAVLSQLSTWWQHRMACTVDARLTDQLYLDIVARFVGPATTVSVPCYNGVRVEVRTTGQAVAELGRRLALLVLTLQQLDLMNRDPPLVYITGAPGTGKTVVLVLQGVRWLRQGHDVHVISTRYNTRAVSTSIKQQLEMSLSAGPTPSLTPGSVSYHIYNFWNREGDVDQAVTDLVACVKNGQLHVLIDEVSFDSRGKRGPRHTRLVTRLAQQVPHLYLWCAGVWNAEIPPALQTQVFTVPLRSAPAVLREIQPVIHRFAVHDYSDSGVPAPGDGLSVIRLSHHGNAHTGRWPVDCAQCGQDIAAELRRLGVGRSVANSPSRLSYRDVFVLTRSGDLHDDVTDEAGRVTSPASGVVQGLKDAGVPVSVLGYQDRLHNRARWEGAVQDVAVAATDTVTVAWYGCVLGLERRVVAVLQARDQYDDDVGKTDEETDRQDRLEAVSRCTTQLITVRTPPVTTTPPSLTTTTTPATTTTPRHNLIQQPLPPPSPPRPPPPPPATTTTTTAKRRRGRKCVLS; encoded by the exons ATGGCGGCCagaaacacacaacagacagacgCCGATGACTGGCGGCAGATCGTGACGTTACTCTACCCTGACGCTCTTACCCGTACCTATTGTGTGCCGCCGGTACAGTTCAACAGGGTGCCCTACGTCAAGGGCACTGTGCCCGGTACcggtctgtctgtgcatgtgctaCAGCCACGACCTAGTGCCCGGTTGCGCCACACAGCTCTCAGTACCAAGCCTGAGGGATGGACAGTACCGCAGCATATGTGGGCCGAGGAGCCAGGGCCACATCTCCCACCAGTAGGAATGCAAGACTGCGACTTACAGGATGACTTTGCCCAGAACCACGTGATGCTGAACCTGCAGGAGCTTGGCGACAGTCGTCACGAGGCCATGTTCATCCTGTCTCAGCTACAGTTCGGCAGCTACCTCAACGATCCTGCCTACGCTGCGGCCGCTGAACGGCTCCCACGACCCAAAGACTTACCACAAGATCGTCAGGGGGATTTTGACTTTCTGTTGATCCACCGCCAGCACGGCATTCTGATCGGAGAGCTCAAGTCTGTGGGAAAAAACAATAATGCCGCAAACGAGACAGATGATGCTGTCATTGCCGAGAAGGTGGAGAAAGCGGTCAAGCAGCTGGACAAGTCGGAGAGAGTGGTGAGGCACCTTGTGAGTGACATGGGACCTGGCATGACTGTCAAGAAAACTCTCTTCCTGCCTTACATCAGCAGTGCTCAGTTAGAGCGAGTCTTGGACAACGATCAACAGTTGGAACAg GCGGTGTGTCAGAGCCTGGGTGCGGCCAATGCAGCAGAGGCCGTTCAGCTTTGCTGTTGCTCTGACCAACTGTCCCAGCCTGCATCGTACTGGCACGTGACACCCGCCGTGTTATCACAGCTGAGCACCTGGTGGCAACACAGGATGGCCTGTACTGTGGACGCTCGGCTTACTGACCAACTTTACCTGGACATCGTTGCCAG GTTTGTTGGTCCGGCCACCACGGTGTCTGTCCCCTGCTACAACGGTGTCCGTGTGGAGGTGCGGACTACAGGACAGGCGGTGGCGGAACTGGGGCGGAGGCTGGCACTTCTGGTTCTGACCCTGCAACAGCTCGACCTAATGAACAGAGACCCGCCACTGGTCTACATTACGGGAGCGCCAGGAACAG GTAAGACGGTGGTGCTAGTGCTGCAGGGGGTGAGGTGGCTGCGACAGGGGCACGATGTGCACGTCATCTCAACACGGTACAACACCCGGGCCGTCAGCACATCCATCAAACAACAGCTGGAGATGTCGCTGAGCGCGGGCCCGACGCCTTCCCTGACACCAGGCAGCGTGTCGTACCACATATACAATTTCTGGAACAGGGAGGGAGATGTTGATCAGGCAGTCACCGACCTCGTGGCATGTGTGAAAAACGGCCAGCTGCACGTCTTGATCGACGAGGTGTCCTTTGACAGCAG GGGTAAGCGTGGTCCCCGTCACACACGCCTTGTAACACGCCTAGCGCAGCAAGTACCACACCTGTACCTGTGGTGTGCCGGTGTTTGGAACGCCGAGATACCCCCAGCACTGCAGACACAAGTGTTCACTGTCCCCCTCCGCTCGGCGCCCGCCGTCCTCCGTGAAATACAACCCGTGATTCACAGGTTTGCTGTCCACGACTACAGCGACAGCGGCGTGCCTGCGCCTGGGGACGGGCTGAGCGTGATACGGCTGAGTCACCATGGCAACGCTCACACAGGTCGGTGGCCGGTGGACTGCGCACAGTGTGGTCAGGATATCGCTGCCGAGCTGCGCCGTCTGGGTGTGG GGAGGAGCGTCGCCAACAGTCCCTCCCGGCTGAGCTACCGCGACGTGTTCGTCCTGACCAGAAGCGGCGATTTACATGATGACGTCACGGACGAGGCAGGGCGGGTGACGTCACCAGCTAGCGGCGTGGTGCAGGGACTGAAGGATGCAGGTGTACCGGTGAGTGTGTTGGGGTATCAAGACAGGCTACACAACAGGGCGAGGTGGGAGGGAGCTGTGCAGGACGTGGCGGTGGCGGCAACGGACACAGTGACAGTAGCGTGGTATGGCTGTGTGCTAGGCCTGGAGCGGCGCGTGGTGGCCGTGTTACAGGCCAGAGATCAGTATGATGATGATGTAGGGAAGACTGATGAGGAGACTGATCGTCAAGACAGGCTTGAGGCAGTATCACGCTGCACCACACAGCTCATCACGGTCCGCACGCCTCCTGTCACCACCACCCCGCCATCCCTTACAACAACCACTACCCCCGCCACCACAACCACCCCACGCCACAACCTAATACAACAACCACTACCACCGCCGTCACCACctcgaccaccaccaccaccaccagcaacgACGACTACCACCACCGCCAAGAGGAGGAGAGGCAGGAAGTGTGTCTTGTCGTGA